GACAAGAACATAGCTGGCTGTGAAATGTGAGAGTCTTCTCAGCGTTCGTTGAttctcttgactgtgagccaaaGTCTACTGATGGCCGTCAACTTGCATGTATCGTGTCAGGTTGAATTGACACTCGCTAGCTAGAGTGAAAGACAAGCGAACTAATGTAACTTCAGTGACGGACAGCTTTTTGTGTCTGGGGATAATATTGATTGAGCAAATAATAAAAAAATTAATTTTCGTTCATTAAAGAGAATCCTAAAACTATCCTTTGATACTTGGAAAAATGTCTCAGTGTAAATTTTGATTAGGTAGTGATTTTCCCTGACAGCGAAATGCAATGTTTTCGATTTTGGTTTGCATGGAGCAGTCGAGTAATCGATCGAACAACACTGATTCCAGCTCCTTTCTCGAAGAATCTCTCTATTAAATTAGTGTTTGCACGTCAGACACGAACATACTTCGACGCCAAGTTTATAATTCAGAGACTCCAGAGCGCCTGAACACCATGAGTCATTCCTGTCCTGCACTAATTGCCCCATCACTACTATCGTGTGATTTGGCAAATATTGCCACCGATGCCAAACAAATGTTGGACATGGGGGCGGATTGGTTGCACATGGATATCATGGACGGCCATTTCGTTCCGAATTTATCCTTTGGTCCACCGGTAATTGCTAGTTTACGGGAAGCTATTAAAGATGCCTACATTGACTGTCATTTGATGGTTAGCGCACCGTTCAAATGGGTAGCACCTATGAAAAAGGCGGGATGTACATCATTTACCTTCCATTTGGAAAGTGAGATGCCCGAAGGGGGAGTTCCCGCTATGATTGAGATGGTCAAGGACGCGGGTATGAAAGTCGGTATGGTGATCAAACCAGGAACTCCAATTGAAAACCTGGACCCTTTTATACCCGATATTGACATGGTGTTGATTATGACAGTAGAGCCCGGTTTCAGCGGTCAATCATTTATGGCGGACATGATGCCGAAGATCAAGTATCTTCGCTCGAACTACCCGAATTTGAACATTCAAGTTGATGGCGGCGTAAGCCCTTCCACCATTGACGCTGCGGCCGAAGCTGGAGCTAACGTAATCGTTGCTGCTAGTGCTATTTTTGGTTCGGACGATCGGCAAGGAGTCATTAATGCTTTGCGCGCTGGTGTCGAAAAGTACCAAACTGAGTAGGCAAGTTAAATTTATAGAGAATGTGTAgttctttttcaacaaacgCCATTATGATCTAGCGTTTTCGAGGGATGTAATTGCAGAAAAGAGCTACATGGTGCTATATGAGACCAACTTACGTCCGAAAGTTTCAATTGCAGTCACGGTCAGCAGCCGTCGTGTCTTTTTGCTGTTGTAACTCTATCTTTCGTCTCGTGTGCACAAAGatagctctagctagctagactGGTCGACTCATCCGTGCTGTCGCTATCATTCTTGGAAGAATGTGGAATTTCAGATTATTTTTCCAAAGGTTCCAAAAGGAGTTTCAGGATTACTTCGCCCAATCACAGCCGTTTGtttgtctcacagtcaatacttCGAAGGGTGCTGTTTagagctgactgtgagcaagaACGACGACATACGACACAGACACGCATGCTATATGTTTCAAACGTCCTCTGGTCCGTTCAGAAATACTGAGAACCACGACATGACGATGTTCTTTGTCGGTGTCATTACTGTTGATCCAAAGAGTTGAATAGTGGAACACAAATCCATGCAAGAAGTTCTGCGAACACTGGTACGCTTATTGCCATGCGCAAAGGATCACCCTTCATTTCCGTAAATGTTCGCCGCCATGAACGGGAGGAGATTGAGCAACGGGACCGATTCCACTCGAAGGCTGCTTCATCGTGAAGATTGTGGCGGTTCTAGTGGAGTCCGATCATCGCGACCAGTACCGAATTCATCGAGACCGCAGACACAAAGAGTCCGCTTTCCGGATGAAGATCGGGAAAGTGTCGATGGAACTCTGGATAGCTTATTTGGTTTGATCACCGCCGCCTTGGCAACTGCTTGTTCAGCAGGTCTCTTTACTATGTTACCATTTTCCTTGGCTGCGTATCGGAGATTGGCTTCACAATTGGGAGCGTCATCGATCCTCGATGCATTGGCGCTGTTGCTCCCGAATACGAGAATCTGTTTATCTGGGGATTCTGATATACCGAGTCCAGTAGGAACTTCGATTCTGGTGTCTAACCATTTGATGGATGGGGACTGGTGGGCGCTATTAATGCTGGGGCGGTGCGTTGGGCTTCGAGGGAGTATTAAGTTCTTCCTTCGAAACGAGTATTTTAATCTCAAACTTCACAACTCAGATTCCGCGACAAGTCGATCTAACTCAACCACAATTGCTACGAGTAAAGCGGTGGGAACTGCTGTTCACATTCGGAACGAGAACGCCCAGGCCAGTTCATCGTTGCCGCGAGTCTCGCACCTGCGCGAGGGCTCTACCTCTCACGGCATTGCCATCATGGCAAATCTTCTCCACCAGTTTCTTGAGTTCCCGCTGCTGAGTGGGGACGACCACACTGCTGACAGAGAACAGCTAGTTCGACTGCTGAGGTCGTTTGCACACGACAATGCATCGGCCCCTGTTCATTTGCTGTTCTTTCCAGAAGGATGGTCGCTCCACAATGGTGCTGACCGAACAGCAATATTGGCCAAGAGTAACGAATTTGCTCAACGAGAAGGCCGCCCGCAATTAAAGCACCTGTTGCTGCCCCGTGCTCGTGGTTTCAACGCAAGTCTTGAATGTTTACGAGAATCCAGTCCAGTAGTCTACGATGTCACGATGGTACGTCATGCTGTTGTGGAGGACGTCCTGTCGTTTCTTTACATTTTTCTAACACAGAAGCCTCTCCTCCAGGCCTACAGTGGGTACAATGGATCGCTTCCACCTTCTATTGAGCTTACCTTTCCCGCCTTGTGGAAACTGCTTCGTGGGTTCCCTCGTGAAATACACATCCGAATCAAGCGATACAGCATGGAAGAGGTTACTCAGGACTCATCTTGGCTAGATCAAAAGTGGGCAGAAAAGGATCGTCTTTTGAGTCACTTTGCTCGGCATCAAACCTTTCCTGCTGATAACCGAGGCTACTGCCGACATCGAGTCTTTGATACGAGAACGCATGCGTTTGAATCTTCCATCATCGCACTTGGACGCTTGCTGCTATTGCCATTGGCTGTTCCGTTGTTCGTTTTGGTATCTATCCCAATATTTTGGGCCTTGATGTGGTTGTGGCTGGCACACTGGGCTTATCGGCAACTATTTGGTCGGGTAGAAcagtcgtcgtccaacgGAGGCTCGTCTGGGAGTGTCGGAAGTGCTGGTGCAGGTACCACACCTGGTACTTCGTCCGCTTCCGGAACACCCTTCTTCCCAGCTACTCCGTTTGCGTCTCCAACGGTGACTTCCTGGCGTGACATGTTCTCAAAGAGTgcctcatcatcgtcgccatcTTAAAAGGTACCAGCGTGAATGCAAATTTGGATTACTGTGCCGCTCAAAAAACTTGTTCTGGCATCCCTGTTATACTAAAATTTAGACTATATGCTTTACAGTTTAAATAGGGTGGCTTTCTTCAAAGTGCTGTGCCAGCGTGAACAAAGAAGCTGAAAGCAGAATCGTCCTGTCACTTGACTTCCAACCGAGAACGTATTCATGTAAAGAACAGCAACTATGAACATCTATGTGTAAGGGCAGTGATAACTCCTCGAACTTTCAAGCTGTTAACCCAATTTCGTCAACAATATTTTCAAGCTTTTCTCGCCTCCTCAATAGTTGTGTTggtttccttttcggcttgCGTCAACAATCTTCCTTCGcgagctttttcttgtcgCTCGCTGAATCGATCGGTCAACTGCTCGGCTACCGGCACCATGACGGCAGTAAATTTAGCAAATTCTTCCGCGCAATCAACGACCCGTTCCCTGAAGCCGCTCGCTTTCATACGCCCGGCTTCGTCAAACTCTTGCCATGCCTTGGCGACACTGGATTGGTTGGTACAACACGGCATGCGCATCCACCGAGCCAACAACCGCAGGGCGTTGACCGCATTGAATGACTGCGACCCTCCATTCACTTGGGCCACTAAGCAGGTTTTTCCTTGGGTTGGTCGGAGCGAACCGGTGTTGAGAGGTATCCAATCGATCTGGTTTTTAAAGACGCCCGTTACGGTGCCATGCATTTCGGGAGAAACCCAGACGTGGCCATCGCTCCATTGCGTGAGCGCACGGAGCTCCTGGACTTTGACATGATCTTCCAGTGTGGGGTCGCGAACGGGTAACCCGCGAGGATTGTACACACGAACGTCACAACCAAGGGCTTCAAGGAGTCGCGCGAGCTCGTACGCGAGTTTgcgagaaaaggaagaatcgCGGAGAGATCCGTATAAGACGAGCAGCTTGGGAGCTCGACCAATGGGCAAAGTTTGGTAGTCAAACGCAGTCACGTGAGGAGCGACTTCGGTTCGGATCCAGTCCTCGTCGTAGCTATCGCCGGTAGTTGCACGATGTGCTAGCCACCCACCCACAAAAGTGTCCGAGTCGGATGCGGTGCTGTAGCCCGGGTGTGCTAAATCATGAAAGGC
The Phaeodactylum tricornutum CCAP 1055/1 chromosome 7, whole genome shotgun sequence DNA segment above includes these coding regions:
- the RPE2 gene encoding ribulose-phosphate 3-epimerase (Catalyzes the interconversion of D-ribulose 5-phosphate and D-xylulose 5-phosphate in the pentose phosphate pathway.) is translated as MSHSCPALIAPSLLSCDLANIATDAKQMLDMGADWLHMDIMDGHFVPNLSFGPPVIASLREAIKDAYIDCHLMVSAPFKWVAPMKKAGCTSFTFHLESEMPEGGVPAMIEMVKDAGMKVGMVIKPGTPIENLDPFIPDIDMVLIMTVEPGFSGQSFMADMMPKIKYLRSNYPNLNIQVDGGVSPSTIDAAAEAGANVIVAASAIFGSDDRQGVINALRAGVEKYQTE
- a CDS encoding predicted protein, giving the protein MFAAMNGRRLSNGTDSTRRLLHREDCGGSSGVRSSRPVPNSSRPQTQRVRFPDEDRESVDGTLDSLFGLITAALATACSAGLFTMLPFSLAAYRRLASQLGASSILDALALLLPNTRICLSGDSDIPSPVGTSILVSNHLMDGDWWALLMLGRCVGLRGSIKFFLRNEYFNLKLHNSDSATSRSNSTTIATSKAVGTAVHIRNENAQASSSLPRVSHLREGSTSHGIAIMANLLHQFLEFPLLSGDDHTADREQLVRLLRSFAHDNASAPVHLLFFPEGWSLHNGADRTAILAKSNEFAQREGRPQLKHLLLPRARGFNASLECLRESSPVVYDVTMAYSGYNGSLPPSIELTFPALWKLLRGFPREIHIRIKRYSMEEVTQDSSWLDQKWAEKDRLLSHFARHQTFPADNRGYCRHRVFDTRTHAFESSIIALGRLLLLPLAVPLFVLVSIPIFWALMWLWLAHWAYRQLFGRVEQSSSNGGSSGSVGSAGAGTTPGTSSASGTPFFPATPFASPTVTSWRDMFSKSASSSSPS
- a CDS encoding predicted protein, which produces VLYGSLRDSSFSRKLAYELARLLEALGCDVRVYNPRGLPVRDPTLEDHVKVQELRALTQWSDGHVWVSPEMHGTVTGVFKNQIDWIPLNTGSLRPTQGKTCLVAQVNGGSQSFNAVNALRLLARWMRMPCCTNQSSVAKAWQEFDEAGRMKASGFRERVVDCAEEFAKFTAVMVPVAEQLTDRFSERQEKARE